The following proteins are co-located in the Megalobrama amblycephala isolate DHTTF-2021 linkage group LG12, ASM1881202v1, whole genome shotgun sequence genome:
- the dusp2 gene encoding LOW QUALITY PROTEIN: dual specificity protein phosphatase 2 (The sequence of the model RefSeq protein was modified relative to this genomic sequence to represent the inferred CDS: inserted 1 base in 1 codon) codes for MGIGDPLEISGSELVHILRTPSELFASGGCIVLDCRPFLAFSRTHILESRNVNWNSMLRRRSKSSVVSLEWLVADKALLAQLRNGDFSPVVVLDENSRSVRDLKSESLASLLISALQLEVQSASTHICFLQGGFDGFFALYPELCFSTPVMCSNYPSLNEPEPVVSGRKTPLYDQGGPVEILPFLFLGSAHHSSRRETLERCGITAVLNVSSSCPNLFEEELQYKTLKVEDSLAADIRVLFPEAIHFIDSIKESGGRVLVHCQAGISRSATICLAYLIHARRVRLDEAFDFVKRXRQVISPNLAFMGQLLQFETDVLCPYSVLDRENSGTAF; via the exons ATGGGTATCGGCGACCCTCTCGAGATCTCAGGTAGTGAGTTAGTTCATATTTTGCGGACTCCCTCTGAGCTCTTCGCGTCTGGGGGATGCATCGTGTTGGATTGTCGGCCTTTCCTTGCCTTCTCCCGAACGCACATCCTCGAGTCCCGCAACGTCAACTGGAATTCCATGCTGAGACGGAGATCCAAGAGCTCCGTGGTGTCTCTGGAGTGGTTGGTGGCCGACAAGGCGCTCCTGGCCCAGCTGCGGAACGGGGACTTCTCTCCGGTGGTGGTCCTGGATGAAAACAGTCGGTCAGTCAGGGATTTGAAGAGCGAGAGTCTGGCCAGTCTCCTCATCAGTGCCCTTCAGTTAGAGGTCCAGTCTGCCTCGACGCATATCTGCTTCTTACAAG GTGGATTTGACGGGTTCTTTGCACTTTATCCAGAGCTCTGCTTTAGCACTCCTGTCATGTGCTCAAATTATCCTTCTCTCAATGAACCAGAGCCCGTTGTGTCCGGAAGAAAGACTCCTCTCTATGATCAG GGTGGTCCAGTTGAAATCCTCCCCTTCCTTTTCCTGGGCAGTGCCCATCACTCATCCAGACGAGAGACTCTGGAGAGATGTGGGATCACAGCTGTGCTCAACGTATCCTCTTCCTGTCCGAACCTGTTTGAGGAGGAACTTCAGTACAAAACTCTGAAGGTGGAGGACAGTCTGGCCGCAGACATACGCGTGCTCTTTCCAGAGGCCATCCACTTTATTG ATTCGATAAAAGAGAGTGGCGGGCGAGTGCTGGTCCACTGTCAAGCAGGAATCTCCCGGTCAGCCACCATCTGCCTGGCGTACCTCATACACGCTCGACGTGTCCGTCTGGACGAGGCCTTTGACTTTGTAAAAC CGCGACAAGTCATCTCACCCAATCTAGCTTTCATGGGCCAACTTCTGCAGTTCGAGACGGATGTTTTGTGTCCCTATTCTGTGCTAGACAGAGAAAACAGTGGCACTGCGTTTTAG
- the adra2b gene encoding alpha-2B adrenergic receptor, with translation MDSACSAGTGLPGHNINVTGGTSSPTCNQSKIKLAPYSPEATAAFATAITLMILITIVGNILVIIAVLTSRSLRGPQNLFLVSLAAADILVATLIIPFSLANELMGYWYFRSVWCEIYLALDVLFCTSSIVHLCAISLDRYMSISRAVTYGAKRTHKRIKCAILVVWLISAVISFPPLLSMNKKGGDSGGLPQCQLNDERWYILYSTIGSFFAPCLIMILVYMRIYQIAKQRTRCPPGEPRKEVPANAATPEHKLEKEGLQNGRGDETPASLHKNPRPPTLAVSQVESAQQETSNPIANNLLQAPSTALTPTTPCPSLSPSNSSEMAPNKAKGGKKAKKIKKQPDNNNGESMSSDSDTEQGGRGLEVPCTPAVTPSGIHSPATIQKYRDMIATAKGAKLVTRRMKQEGTPNSARRKAMVNREKRFTFVLAVVIGVFVICWFPFFFSYSLQAVCPETCSLPEPLFKFFFWIGYCNSCLNPVIYTIFNKDFRRAFKKILCTNTKGTFF, from the coding sequence ATGGATAGCGCGTGCTCTGCAGGCACGGGTCTGCCTGGCCACAACATCAATGTCACCGGAGGCACGTCTTCACCCACTTGTAACCAGAGTAAGATAAAACTCGCCCCATACTCTCCAGAAGCCACAGCTGCCTTTGCAACAGCCATCACGTTGATGATTCTTATTACAATCGTGGGCAATATTTTGGTCATCATCGCTGTTTTAACCAGCCGTTCACTAAGAGGACCCCAGAATCTCTTCTTGGTCTCCCTTGCGGCTGCAGACATCTTGGTAGCCACCCTCATCATCCCATTTTCGCTGGCCAATGAACTGATGGGCTACTGGTATTTCCGCTCAGTATGGTGTGAGATTTACCTGGCGTTGGATGTGTTGTTCTGCACTTCCTCTATAGTACACCTGTGCGCCATCAGTCTAGACCGCTACATGTCTATCTCACGCGCCGTCACATACGGCGCAAAGCGGACGCACAAACGCATCAAATGTGCAATTTTGGTGGTGTGGCTGATCTCAGCAGTAATCTCCTTTCCACCGTTACTCTCCATGAACAAGAAAGGTGGCGATTCAGGTGGGCTGCCACAATGTCAGCTCAATGATGAGCGCTGGTACATCTTATACTCTACTATCGGTTCCTTCTTTGCTCCTTGTCTGATTATGATCTTAGTCTACATGAGGATCTACCAGATTGCCAAGCAGCGCACACGGTGTCCTCCAGGGGAGCCCCGCAAAGAGGTCCCAGCTAATGCCGCGACACCTGAGCACAAGCTCGAAAAGGAGGGTCTACAAAATGGAAGAGGCGATGAAACACCCGCTTCCCTGCATAAAAACCCTAGGCCTCCAACTCTGGCTGTGTCCCAAGTGGAGTCCGCCCAGCAGGAGACAAGCAACCCGATTGCCAACAACCTTTTGCAAGCCCCTTCGACAGCCTTGACGCCAACCACACCGTGTCCCTCCCTGTCTCCTTCGAATTCATCTGAAATGGCTCCTAATAAAGCTAAAGGAGGTAAGAAGGCAAAGAAGATCAAGAAACAGCCCGACAATAATAACGGAGAGAGCATGAGCTCTGACTCGGACACAGAGCAAGGTGGGAGGGGGTTAGAGGTCCCTTGCACTCCGGCCGTGACGCCGAGTGGCATCCATTCCCCCGCCACTATCCAGAAATACAGGGACATGATCGCCACCGCCAAAGGTGCCAAGCTGGTGACCCGGAGGATGAAGCAGGAAGGAACGCCCAACTCGGCACGCCGCAAAGCAATGGTGAACCGAGAGAAACGCTTCACCTTTGTGCTGGCGGTGGTAATCGGCGTCTTTGTCATCTGCTGGTTCCCCTTCTTCTTCTCGTACAGCCTACAGGCTGTGTGCCCAGAGACATGCTCCCTGCCAGAGCcgctctttaaattcttctTCTGGATCGGCTACTGCAACAGCTGCCTCAACCCGGTCATCTACACCATCTTCAACAAAGACTTCCGCAGAGCCTTCAAAAAGATTCTCTGCACGAACACCAAAGGCACATTCTTCTGA